A stretch of the Pleurodeles waltl isolate 20211129_DDA chromosome 2_1, aPleWal1.hap1.20221129, whole genome shotgun sequence genome encodes the following:
- the LOC138259319 gene encoding putative uncharacterized protein DDB_G0284695, whose translation MVGEHPQSVRVAGHRPPLVDAPRNDPSAAKPGDSRGKSTHNDNQRPTHQSTRNGNQRPTQQSTRNDNQRPTHQSTGNDNQRPAHQSTGNDNQRPTHQSTGNDNQRPTPQSTRNDNQRPTLQSTGNDNQRPTHQSTDNDNQRPTHQSTRNGNQRPTHQSTGNDNQRPTHQSTGNDKQRPIHQSTRNGNQRPTHQSTGNDNQRPTHQSTRNDNQRPTLQSTGNDNQRPTHQSTGNDKQRPTHQSTGNDNQRPTHQSTGNDNQRPTHQSTGNDNQRPTPQSTRNDNQRPTLQSTGNDNQRPTHQSTGNNKQRPTHQSTGNDNQRPTHQSTGNDNQRPTPQSTRNDNQRPTLQSTGNDNQRPTPQSTRNDNQRPTLQSTGNDNQRPTHQSTGNNKQRPTHQSTGNDNQRPTHQSTGNDNQRPTPQSTRNDNQRPTLQSTGNDNQRPTHQSTGNDKQRPTHQSTGNDNQRPTHQSTGNDNQRPTHQSTGNDNQRPTPQSTRNDNQRPTLQSTGNDNQRPTHQSTGNNKQRPTHQSTGNDNQRPTHQSTGNDNQRPTPQSTRNDNQRPTLQSTGNDNQRPTHQSTGNDKQRPTHQSTGNDNQRPTHQSTGNDNQ comes from the coding sequence ATGGTCGGTGAGCACCCACAAAGTGTGAGGGTGGCGGGTCACCGACCTCCACTGGTGGACGCTCCCAGGAATGATCCCAGTGCCGCCAAGCCCGGAGATTCACGGGGCAAAAGTACACACAATGACAACCAGAGACCAACCCACCAAAGTACACGCAATGGCAACCAGAGACCGACACAGCAAAGTACACGCAATGACAACCAGAGACCAACACACCAAAGTACAGGCAATGACAACCAGAGACCAGCACACCAAAGTACAGGCAATGACAACCAGAGACCGACCCACCAAAGTACAGGCAATGACAACCAGAGACCGACACCCCAAAGTACACGCAATGACAACCAGAGACCAACACTCCAAAGTACAGGCAATGACAACCAGAGACCAACACACCAAAGTACAGACAATGACAACCAGAGACCGACCCACCAAAGTACACGCAATGGCAACCAGAGACCAACACACCAAAGTACAGGCAATGACAACCAGAGACCGACACACCAAAGTACAGGCAATGACAAGCAGAGACCGATACACCAAAGTACACGCAATGGCAACCAGAGACCGACCCACCAAAGTACAGGCAATGACAACCAGAGACCAACACACCAAAGTACACGCAATGACAACCAGAGACCAACACTCCAAAGTACAGGCAATGACAACCAGAGACCAACACACCAAAGTACAGGCAATGACAAGCAGAGACCAACACACCAAAGTACAGGCAATGACAACCAGAGACCGACCCACCAAAGTACAGGCAATGACAACCAGAGACCAACACACCAAAGTACAGGCAATGACAACCAGAGACCGACACCCCAAAGTACACGGAATGACAACCAGAGACCAACACTCCAAAGTACAGGCAATGACAACCAGAGACCAACACACCAAAGTACAGGCAACAACAAGCAGAGACCAACACACCAAAGTACAGGCAATGACAACCAGAGACCGACCCACCAAAGTACAGGCAATGACAACCAGAGACCGACACCCCAAAGTACACGCAATGACAACCAGAGACCAACACTCCAAAGTACAGGCAATGACAACCAGAGACCGACACCCCAAAGCACACGGAATGACAACCAGAGACCAACACTCCAAAGTACAGGCAATGACAACCAGAGACCAACACACCAAAGTACAGGCAATAACAAGCAGAGACCAACACACCAAAGTACAGGCAATGACAACCAGAGACCGACCCACCAAAGTACAGGCAATGACAACCAGAGACCGACACCCCAAAGTACACGCAATGACAACCAGAGACCAACACTCCAAAGTACAGGCAATGACAACCAGAGACCAACACACCAAAGTACAGGCAATGACAAGCAGAGACCAACACACCAAAGTACAGGCAATGACAACCAGAGACCGACCCACCAAAGTACAGGCAATGACAACCAGAGACCAACACACCAAAGTACAGGCAATGACAACCAGAGACCGACACCCCAAAGTACACGGAATGACAACCAGAGACCAACACTCCAAAGTACAGGCAATGACAACCAGAGACCAACACACCAAAGTACAGGCAATAACAAGCAGAGACCAACACACCAAAGTACAGGCAATGACAACCAGAGACCGACCCACCAAAGTACAGGCAATGACAACCAGAGACCGACACCCCAAAGTACACGCAATGACAACCAGAGACCAACACTCCAAAGTACAGGCAATGACAACCAGAGACCAACACACCAAAGTACAGGCAATGACAAGCAGAGACCAACACACCAAAGTACAGGCAATGACAACCAGAGACCGACCCACCAAAGTACAGGCAATGACAACCAGTGA